The Saccharomycodes ludwigii strain NBRC 1722 chromosome II, whole genome shotgun sequence genome window below encodes:
- the DDI1 gene encoding Ddi1p (similar to Saccharomyces cerevisiae YER143W | DDI1 | DNA Damage Inducible): MSITVSNEVNNITYGPIEVTEDMLLSDLIALLQYDAEFDPESENLVFKDEIIDINSKESQTLEKLGLVISPEEPNSNDTTLLLIRGKDLDPVEKLRISLKKNEKTPAILKEEILLDPYKFDEFLKFIQLTNKTGQPLASILRDNSKLEEFAYQRIIDEQMAHALEYTPEVFTPVTMLFINLEINGHPVKAFIDSGAQTTIISTKLAKETKLDRLIDKRFKGEARGVGKGEILGKIHSAMVKIESQFVSCAFTVLDTNMDLLLGLDMLRRHLANIDLGRNVLKIAGIETPFLGEADIPKTGLFAQNSNPNPLEQVKAPQFTKIQNPPQVKRPKIETSVLAADRNDSLASDKNVETAETTNTHSFPEETIKNLVALGFSRQQVIDALKATNGNAEYAASLLFQ; the protein is encoded by the coding sequence atgtCCATCACTGTTTCAAATGaagttaataatataacttATGGTCCAATCGAAGTGACTGAAGATATGCTTTTAAGTGATCTAATTGCATTATTACAGTATGATGCTGAATTTGATCCCGAATCCGAAAATTTGGTTTTTAAAGATGAAATTATTGACATTAATTCCAAGGAATCCCAAACTTTAGAAAAGTTAGGATTAGTAATATCCCCAGAAGAACCAAACAGTAATGATACAACACTGCTATTGATTAGGGGGAAAGATTTAGATCCTGTCGaaaaattaagaatatCTTTAAAGAAGAACGAAAAGACACCAGCTATActtaaagaagaaattttGTTAGATCCATATAAGTTTGAcgaatttttaaagttcATTCAACTTACTAATAAGACTGGTCAACCGTTGGCCTCAATTTTACGCGATAACTCTAAATTAGAAGAATTTGCATACCAAAGAATTATTGATGAACAAATGGCTCATGCATTAGAATACACACCGGAGGTGTTTACACCAGTAACcatgttatttattaatttggaAATCAATGGTCATCCAGTTAAAGCGTTTATTGACTCTGGTGCACAAACCACTATTATTTCTACCAAGTTGGCTAAAGAAACTAAATTGGATAGGTTGATTgataaaagatttaaagGTGAGGCCAGAGGTGTTGGTAAGGGTGAAATTTTGGGCAAAATTCATAGTGCAATGGTTAAAATTGAAAGTCAATTTGTTTCATGTGCATTTACTGTGTTGGATACCAATATGGATTTATTGTTAGGATTGGACATGTTAAGAAGGCATTTGGCAAATATTGATTTGGGCAGAAATGTTTTAAAGATTGCTGGTATTGAAACCCCGTTTTTAGGTGAAGCTGATATTCCGAAAACTGGATTATTTGCGCAAAATTCAAATCCAAACCCCTTGGAACAAGTGAAAGCGCCTCAATTCACTAAAATCCAAAACCCACCACAAGTAAAAAGACCAAAAATTGAAACAAGTGTCCTTGCAGCTGATAGGAATGATTCTCTTGCTTCGGATAAAAATGTCGAGACTGCCGAGACGACCAACACACATTCCTTTCCTGAAGAAACAATCAAGAACTTAGTGGCTTTAGGCTTTTCACGACAGCAAGTTATAGATGCTTTGAAAGCAACAAATGGAAATGCTGAATACGCAGCATCTCTATTATTCcaataa
- the OCA6 gene encoding protein-tyrosine-phosphatase (similar to Saccharomyces cerevisiae YDR067C | OCA6 | Oxidant-induced Cell-cycle Arrest) yields the protein MTNSSSYVVPLKYAQVQPKLYRGSYPKEHNLPFLKALKLKTIVSLIPGPLSEENDPIIYKFVKDNNINCVHIPCKGAKDKKKDKKDKKVKERIKQTNDTEFSNILGNSKDGAIESNGNINKTEAEKSKKEEDNKKALKKVKRRDKSVPLTNEDIYDILQVLLIKKNYPIYIHCSNGELITSIAIACLRKMSYWSSVSIFNEFLQFSGNINVHERKFIEEFNANGFVPKDKNQEHYVEWITRREGWAGPRRLKFYSV from the coding sequence ATGACAAATTCGTCATCATATGTCGTACCTTTGAAATATGCACAAGTTCAACCAAAACTCTATAGAGGATCATATCCAAAAGAACACAATTTACCCTTCTTAAAGGCATTAAAACTCAAGACAATAGTTTCCTTAATACCAGGTCCTTTAAGCGAAGAAAATGACCCGATAATATACAAATTTgtaaaagataataatattaattgcGTTCATATACCTTGTAAAGGCGCAAAAGATAAGAAGAAGGACAAAAAGgacaaaaaagttaaagaaaggataaaacaaacaaatgaCACAGAATTTTCTAATATCCTAGGCAATAGCAAAGACGGTGCTATCGAAAGTAATGGCAACATAAATAAGACAGAAGCggaaaaaagcaaaaaggaagaagataATAAGAAAGCACTAAAGAAAGTGAAAAGAAGAGACAAATCAGTACCGTTAACAAATGAAGATATATACGATATACTTCAAGTgttgttaataaaaaagaattaccccatatatatacactGTTCTAATGGTGAGCTCATAACTTCTATAGCCATTGCATGTTTAAGAAAAATGTCATATTGGAGTAGTGTTTCGATATTCAATGAGTTTTTGCAGTTTAGCGGGAATATAAATGTTCatgaaagaaaatttatagAGGAATTTAATGCAAACGGGTTTGTCCCAAAGGACAAGAATCAAGAACATTACGTTGAATGGATCACTAGAAGAGAAGGGTGGGCCGGACCTAGACGGTTGAAATTTTATAGtgtataa
- the DOS2 gene encoding Dos2p, producing MDFLYETQEIPIETVSTTEQETVPKKKNNEENNDNPLLKNVKQDIKTEQAFSDLEQALDHGITKTTNFLYNLWNNDQKVELNKDAITNTKNKDQEEHNNTIKDKGDETATTTNKDAIINEQLTQSLLDAVDTKIMQAENYIQSNVSVLSSELSSKFSNLKIEDVKKNIISTHEKVTNLAKQISGDNQDTENKNKIAIENFLKSNENAKLTETIQTLIDSIFNTESPNDTEVKQMLSKDPSWIQLYEKVVPAKLPNDVFWSIYDDKILAVIKQKKINIVKQKMESSKNVPSWDDDDDDDDDNDDANVDDGNDSISNTAENKNLNDDIVIVEKDFARGDNMYSNSTDKENTKEGDNANDDDDDDDDWE from the coding sequence atggATTTCTTATACGAGACCCAAGAGATACCAATTGAAACTGTATCAACAACTGAACAAGAAACAGtaccaaagaaaaaaaataacgaagaaaataatgacaatcctttattgaaaaatgtgAAACAGGATATTAAAACTGAACAAGCATTCAGTGATTTAGAACAAGCATTAGATCATGGTATCACTAAAACAACTAATTTCTTGTATAATCTCTGGAACAATGATCAAAAAGTTGAACTTAATAAGGATGCTATTACGAACACCAAGAATAAAGACCAAGAAGAACACAACAATACTATTAAAGACAAAGGTGATGAAACTGCTACGACCACAAACAAGGATgcaataataaatgaacAACTAACTCAGAGTCTTTTAGATGCTGTTGATACTAAGATAATGCAAGCTGAAAATTACATTCAAAGCAACGTTAGTGTCTTAAGCTCTGAGTTGTCTTCgaaattttcaaatctaAAAATAGAAGATGTCAAGAAAAACATCATTTCCACTCATGAAAAAGTTACCAATTTGGCAAAACAAATCTCTGGAGACAATCAAGATactgaaaacaaaaataaaatagccattgaaaactttttaaaatccaACGAGAACGCTAAACTTACAGAAACAATCCAAACATTGATTGATTCAATATTCAATACAGAAAGCCCAAATGATACAGAAGTTAAACAAATGCTATCAAAAGATCCATCTTGGATTCAATTATATGAGAAAGTTGTTCCCGCTAAGTTACCAAATGATGTATTTTGGAGCATATATGATGATAAAATACTTGCcgttattaaacaaaagaaaataaacatagttaaacaaaaaatggaGAGCTCTAAAAATGTACCTTCTTgggatgatgatgatgatgacgatgatgataatgatgacgCCAACGTCGATGATGGAAACGACTCTATCTCCAATACtgctgaaaataaaaatttaaatgacGATATTGTCATTGTGGAAAAAGATTTTGCTAGAGGTGATAATATGTATAGCAATTCCACAGATAAGGAAAATACCAAGGAAGGTGACAATGcaaatgatgatgatgatgatgatgatgattggGAGTGA